AAGCGACGACTTGGGCAGATGGAAGTTCGTGATGAGGGCGTCGACGGCTCGGAAGCTGTAGCCAGGACGGATGAAGAGCTCCGTGAGCCCCCGGAACGGCTCGATCGCGCCGCCACTGGCAGCGGACTCCAGTGTGCGCACGCTGGTCGTGCCGACGGCGACGATCCTTCTTCCGGCTTCCCGAGCCTGCGCGAGCTCCTTGGCTGCCCCCGCCGTCAGCTCTGCGAACTCGGCGTGGAGTCGGTTCCCGTCCAGCGCGTCGTCCTTTAGCGGCTGGAACGTTCCCATGCCGACGTGGAGCGTCGCCTCGACGGTCGTCACACCCTGGGAGCGCAGGGCGTCCAGCAGGTCCTCGGTGAAGTGCAGTCCGGCTGTAGGAGCCGCGACGGCTCCGTCATGCGTCGCGTAGACGTTCTGATACCGAACCCGGTCGTCGTCATCTGCCTCGCGGCGGATGTAGGGCGGCAACGGCACTCGACCGACCTGCTCCAGCCGGGTTCGGAAGTCCACCGATTCATCGAAGCTAACGCGAAAGGTTCCGCTTGCCGTTCGCCCGATGACTCGCGCGTGGAGAACGCCATCGAAGTCGACGCGCGTGTTCTTCTGAACGCGCTTGCCTGGACGCACCAGGGCTTCCCACGCCCCATCCGCGACGGGATGCAGCAGGAATACCTCGATGCGTGCGCCGGTACCTTCCTTGGTTCCGACGAGACGAGCGGGGATGACGCGCGTGTTGTTCAGCACGAGCACGTCGTCCGCTCTGAGCTCAGACCCGACGTCGCGGAAGCGCGCATGCCGGATCTCTCCCGTCGTTCGGTCGATCACCATCAGACGCGAGGCGTCGCGTCGTTCGGCAGGTCGCTGGGCGATAAGGTCCGCCGGCAACTCGTAATCGTAGTCGGAGAGCTGCGTGCCAGGCAGGGCGCTGGTCTGACCGGTCAGAATAGCAGGTCCTGTTCGGCGGACGGCGCTACGCCGAGGTAATCGTACGCGCGGCGCGTCAGCGAGCGGCCGCGCGAGGTCCGGCTCAGAAAGCCGATCTGGATCAGGAACGGTTCGTACGTATCTTC
This DNA window, taken from Candidatus Poribacteria bacterium, encodes the following:
- the queA gene encoding tRNA preQ1(34) S-adenosylmethionine ribosyltransferase-isomerase QueA — its product is MPGTQLSDYDYELPADLIAQRPAERRDASRLMVIDRTTGEIRHARFRDVGSELRADDVLVLNNTRVIPARLVGTKEGTGARIEVFLLHPVADGAWEALVRPGKRVQKNTRVDFDGVLHARVIGRTASGTFRVSFDESVDFRTRLEQVGRVPLPPYIRREADDDDRVRYQNVYATHDGAVAAPTAGLHFTEDLLDALRSQGVTTVEATLHVGMGTFQPLKDDALDGNRLHAEFAELTAGAAKELAQAREAGRRIVAVGTTSVRTLESAASGGAIEPFRGLTELFIRPGYSFRAVDALITNFHLPKSSLLMLVAAFAGYDLMREAYRVAVEERYRFYSYGDAMIIV